The genomic DNA GCACCGTGGAGGTGATTCGTCCATGAACATCGACGTTTTCTTTGACGCAGCGATGTTTGCCACAACATTCACAACGCTCATCGTCATCCTCGATCCACCGGGAACAATCCCTGTTTTTCTCGGACTGACCGCGCGCCTGAATCGTGCAGAGCAACGCCGGGCCGCGCTTCAGGCCACGGCCGTGTCGATCAGCGTAATCCTCATCTTCGCCGTTCTTGGACAGCAAATTCTCCATCTTCTCCAAATCTCAATGGAAGCTCTCCAGCTGTCAGGCGGGGTCCTCCTCTTCCTCGTGGCGATGGAATTGCTCATGGGGCAGGACTCCGGGGAGCCCGACACCGGCGATGCTCGCGTCAACGTTGCTCTTGTCCCGCTGGGCACGCCCCTGCTTGCCGGACCTGGGTCAATCGTTGCCGTCATGGTGTCGGTCGCTCAGGCGCGCTCCTCGCTTGCGGGCTGGGTGGCTGTCATCGTCGCGGTTGTCATCGCGCACATCGTCATGTGGGCGGCGATGCGTTTTTCGTTAGAGTTATCACGTTTCTTAGGTCCCGGCGGCATTATGCTCCTGACGAAGATCTCCGGTCTTCTTCTGGCGGCGATTGCAACGCAACTGGTCATGACAGCGGTTTTCATCTTCATCAAGTCTGCGCATTTCTAGGCCGAAGTGGCACGCAACCCGATGGGCGCGGGTTCACAGGGAACGTTAAGCGCACATAGGGGCTATTTGGGTTACTCTGTCTCCCGGTAGGTCTGAACAGACGGTACTTCCTCGTTCGTCAGGAACGAGGGGGGCGAGTCACAGCAGCTGCCGCGAGGATGTTCGCTGATTCCGAAGAGGAGATCACCACATGACCCTGTCCAAGAGTTTCCCTTCACAGGTCCGCGCCAACTCTGGACGGCCTGTCTTAGAGTCAACTCCGATGGAGGTGTGGCAGGGGCTTTCCGCGTCGATCGTTGACCACATCGCGTCCGACTGGGCAGCCACGGCAAAGAAATACGCACAGGGACGTCAGGAACACTATTTTTCGGCGGAGTTCCTCATGGGACGTGCGCTCCTCAACAACCTCTCCAACCTCGGCCTCGTGGATCACGCCCGGGACATTCTTTCCAACTACGGACTGGACCTGAGCGTCATCCTTGAGGAAGAACCGGACGCCGCTTTAGGTAACGGCGGTTTGGGACGCCTGGCAGCCTGTTTCCTCGACTCATGCGCGACTCTGGATCTGCCGGTCACCGGCTACGGGATTCTCTACCGGTACGGCCTCTTCAAGCAGCTTTTTGACAACGGTTTCCAAACGGAACACCCGGATCCGTGGATGGAAGAGGGCTACCCCTTCGTCATCCGCCGCGAAGAGCTGTCCCGAATCGTTGAATACGCGGACCTCAGCGTCCGCGCGGTCCCCTACGACATGCCGATCACCGGTTATGGCACCCCGAACGTGGGGACCTTGCGTTTGTGGCGTGCGGAGCCAATCGAAGAGTTCGACTACGACGCCTTTAACTCCCAGCGTTTCACCGACGCGATCGTGGACCGCGAGCGGACAAACGATATTTCCCGCGTGCTTTACCCGAACGACACCACATACGAGGGCAAGGTCCTGCGGGTGCGTCAGCAGTATTTCTTCTGTTCAGCTTCCCTCCAGTCAATCCTCGATAACTACGTTGAGCAGCACGGCAAGGACCTGCACGGCTTCGCGAAGTACAACGCGATCCAGCTCAACGACACGCACCCGGTTTTGGCAATCCCCGAACTCATGCGCCTCCTGATGGATGAGCACGGCATGGGTTGGGAGGACGCCTGGGAGGAGGTGTCACAGACTTTCGCCTACACGAACCACACGGTTCTCGCCGAAGCCCTGGAAACATGGGACATGGGGATCTTCGATCGGATCTTCCCGCGCATCGCCGAAATTGTTCGTGAGATTGACCGACGTTTCCGCGTGGACATGAGTGAACGCGGCCTCGATCACGCCACTATTGACTACATGGCTCCGGTATCGGGCAACACGGTCCGCATGGCGTGGATTGCCTGCTACGCGTCGTATTCGATCAATGGTGTTGCTGCTCTCCACACGGAGATCATTAAGCGTGAAACCCTGAAGGAATGGCACGCGATCTGGCCCGAGCGCTTCAATAACAAGACGAACGGCGTGACTCCGCGCCGCTGGCTCAAGCAGTGTAACCCGCGTTTAGCTGACCTGTTAGATGAGGTCACCGGGTCGGATGAGTGGGTCACGGACCTGTCGGTTCTTGGTCGTTTCACAGACGCTGCCAATGACGAGGTGCTTGAGCGTTTGGCGCAGATCAAGTACGAAAACAAAGTTGATTTTGTTCGCTGGGTGCGCGAACGCGAAGGCATCGACATTGACCCAACGGCAATTTTCGATGTTCAGATCAAGCGTCTCCACGAGTACAAGCGGCAGCTGCTCAACGCGTTCTACATTCTTGACCTGTATTTCCGTCTGAAGGAAAACCCGCAGCTTGATCTTCCCAAGCGCGTCTTTATTTTCGGCGCGAAGGCCGCTCCCGGGTACATCCGGGCCAAAGCGATCATCAAGCTCATCAACGCGATCGCCGATGTGGTCAACAACGATGAGGACATTAACGGTCGCATCAAAGTTGTGTTTGTGCACAACTACAACGTGTCGCCTGCCGAGCACATTATTCCCGCCGCCGATGTTTCAGAGCAGATTTCCACTGCCGGCAAGGAGGCGTCGGGCACGTCGAACATGAAGTTCATGATGAACGGTGCTTTGACGCTGGGCACATTGGACGGCGCAAATGTCGAGATTCTCGATGCCGTTGGTCCGCAGAATGCGTACATTTTCGGTGCCACTGAGGATGAGCTTCCCGAGCTGCGTCGTCACTACGATCCGCGCTGGCACTACGAGAATGTTCCCGGTCTGCGTCGTGTCATTGACGCGCTGACCGACGGGACCCTCAGCGACAACGGTTCAGGGTGGTTCCACGATCTTCGGGGTTCACTCATGGAGTTCGGCTATGAGCCCGCCGACGTCTATTACGTTCTTGGCGACTTCGCTGACTACCGTGAGACGAAGGACCGGATGGCCGCTGACTACGCTGATACGAGGGCGTGGGCTGCGAAGGCGTGGGTGAATATCACGCAGTCGGGGCGTTTCTCTTCAGACCGGACGATTCGTGACTACGCGACTGAGGTGTGGAAGATTCAGCCGTCACCGATCGCTTAAGACATCAGGCATCGTCGTCCTCGTTTCAGGGGACGAGGACGAGGTGTGGGCCCGGATGCTGCGACTGAACTGCTCCCCATTGGTTGGACTGAGAAATCAGTTTTGGCTAGTGGGGGGTAGTTTTTTGAGAGCACGAAGTTCTCTGGGTCGGTTGCAGCGTGAACAGCTTGTTGAGTTGTTTGAGCAGGGTGTGGGTTACACCGCAGCAGCTCATTGGTTGGGAGTTGGTTTGTATCCGGTTAGGAAGCTTGAGCGTAGGTTTAAGCTTCATGGCAGGCTATGTCTTGTGGAGAAACCAACCAGGCAACAGTATTCCTTCGAGGTGAAGAAGGAAGTTGTTGAGCGTTTTCTAGCTGGTGAGACGAAAATGAATCTCGCGCGTGAGTTCGGACTGTCATCTGCTCAAATCATCCAGAGGTGGGTTCGCGCCTGGCGTGAAGGTGGTGACGATGCGCTTCGCCCCAAGCCGAAAGGCCGTCCGAAAGGATCTGCCAGGCCGAAGGTAGTCACTACAGAAGACAAGCTTCACCGTGAAGTGGAACGGCTACGGGCTGAAAATGCGTATCTAAAAAAATTGCGGGACTTGAGGAACCAAAGGCGCGGCTGAAGACGCAAGTTGTTGCCATCCTCAAGTCAGACCACTCGCTCAACGATCTTCTACAAGCTGCGGGCCTTGCCCGGTCGACGTACTTTTACCATCAGGCACGACTTGACCGGCCCGATCCACATGCCAAGCTTAAGAAGACCATTATGTTGATCTTTGAGAAGATGAAGCGCCGTTATGGCTACCGTCGGGTGCTGAGCGAACTGCGTAACCAAGGGTGGAAGGTCAATCACAAGCTGGTCTACAAACTCATGGATCAGATGGGACTGAAATCCAAGGTTCGCCCACGCAAGAAGTACAACTCCTTCAAAGGCCAGACCAGCCACATCGCCGAGAATCTCTTGAACCGTAACTTCATGCCCGATAAACCCAACACTGTCTGGGCCAGCGATGTCACCGAGTTTCGTGTCTGTGGCACCAAGGTCTATCTCTCACCGGTCATGGACTTATACGACCGCAGTATCCTGGCGCACGAGTTGTCTACCTCGCCGTCCACTAAGTTCACCTCAACATCGTTGAAGAATGCGATTGCTTGGCACCAACCTGGTGAAGGATTGATGGTACATACCGATCAGGGCTTCCAGTACCAGCATTCAAGCTGGCGTCAACTGATTCACTCTATCGATGGCACACAGTCGATGTCGCGCAAGGGCAATTGTTATGACAATGCGACCATAGAAAATTTCTTCGGGCATCTGAAGACCGAGATGTATCACGGCGAGCACTTCGCCAGTGTCGACGAATTTTGCCAGGCCGTTGATGACTACATCTTGTGGTACAACAACGACCGACTCCAACAACGATTTAAGGGTCTGACCCCGATGCAATACCGGAATCAGACCCTTAAAGCCCCAACCCCCTAGAATAAAACCAGTCCAACTTTCGGGGGCTAGTTCAGACGCATCCGGGCCCACACACATGAGTTGTTAATCTTCCTCGTCTTCGATCCGCAGTCGGGGGACGGATGTTTTTTCGGGGTTGACACCTGTCATCGGTGCGTAGAATTCGCGAATAACATCCATATCGCGGCGAACATCTCCGGTGAGCGTATATGTTCCTGCCCAGCCGAAGGTTTTCGTCACGGAGTCAACGAAGCCGAATTGGATGGGAACATCGGCCTGCATCGCCATCCGGTAGAAGCCGGATTTCCAGTATTCGCGTGGGCTGCGAGTTCCTTTCGGTGTCATGCACAGAATGAAACTGTCGGAGGTATTAAAGCGTTCTGTGATGGTCTGGACGATGCCGTGTGACCGTGAGCGCTCAACGGGAATTCCACCGATGGAGCGAATAAATCGTCCGAGGATCGGCGCATTGGCGAGAGAGTCTTTGACGAGGAACTGGAAGTTCTTATTCTGGCTCCACAGTGAAACAGCCATGAAAATGCCGTCCCAATTCGACGTGTGCGGGGCACCGATGATGATGACTTTGTCAGGAAGAGGTTGAGTCGACACCGACCACCGCGAACACGCGATGTACAGGTCAGCGAGGCGTTTTTTCAGGCCCATGTATTCCCCCTCGTGCGGGCGTCAGTCATCGGTGATGGGACGTTGCACTCATGGGGCAACGAATTCCAAACCCCCACTTTACGATGTGTGAGCGCGGTGTTGCCTCGCAGGTCATCAAATGATCAGCTTAGTTGAGCATCTCCACACGAACTGTGAGATCCATGACGTGGCTTTCACCGGGTTGGAGGGTCAGGGCGTTCTCCCCGACATTCCCAGCGTCAATGCAAATGAATTGCATCCAATCGGAATCATTGAGGTCATCGATTACGGCAGCACCGTCACGCCACGGGTTCCACACAATCGTCGAATTGGATCCGTGTTTTTCAATGAT from Schaalia sp. ZJ405 includes the following:
- a CDS encoding MarC family protein; the encoded protein is MNIDVFFDAAMFATTFTTLIVILDPPGTIPVFLGLTARLNRAEQRRAALQATAVSISVILIFAVLGQQILHLLQISMEALQLSGGVLLFLVAMELLMGQDSGEPDTGDARVNVALVPLGTPLLAGPGSIVAVMVSVAQARSSLAGWVAVIVAVVIAHIVMWAAMRFSLELSRFLGPGGIMLLTKISGLLLAAIATQLVMTAVFIFIKSAHF
- a CDS encoding 1-acyl-sn-glycerol-3-phosphate acyltransferase, which produces MGLKKRLADLYIACSRWSVSTQPLPDKVIIIGAPHTSNWDGIFMAVSLWSQNKNFQFLVKDSLANAPILGRFIRSIGGIPVERSRSHGIVQTITERFNTSDSFILCMTPKGTRSPREYWKSGFYRMAMQADVPIQFGFVDSVTKTFGWAGTYTLTGDVRRDMDVIREFYAPMTGVNPEKTSVPRLRIEDEED
- a CDS encoding glycogen/starch/alpha-glucan phosphorylase, which produces MTLSKSFPSQVRANSGRPVLESTPMEVWQGLSASIVDHIASDWAATAKKYAQGRQEHYFSAEFLMGRALLNNLSNLGLVDHARDILSNYGLDLSVILEEEPDAALGNGGLGRLAACFLDSCATLDLPVTGYGILYRYGLFKQLFDNGFQTEHPDPWMEEGYPFVIRREELSRIVEYADLSVRAVPYDMPITGYGTPNVGTLRLWRAEPIEEFDYDAFNSQRFTDAIVDRERTNDISRVLYPNDTTYEGKVLRVRQQYFFCSASLQSILDNYVEQHGKDLHGFAKYNAIQLNDTHPVLAIPELMRLLMDEHGMGWEDAWEEVSQTFAYTNHTVLAEALETWDMGIFDRIFPRIAEIVREIDRRFRVDMSERGLDHATIDYMAPVSGNTVRMAWIACYASYSINGVAALHTEIIKRETLKEWHAIWPERFNNKTNGVTPRRWLKQCNPRLADLLDEVTGSDEWVTDLSVLGRFTDAANDEVLERLAQIKYENKVDFVRWVREREGIDIDPTAIFDVQIKRLHEYKRQLLNAFYILDLYFRLKENPQLDLPKRVFIFGAKAAPGYIRAKAIIKLINAIADVVNNDEDINGRIKVVFVHNYNVSPAEHIIPAADVSEQISTAGKEASGTSNMKFMMNGALTLGTLDGANVEILDAVGPQNAYIFGATEDELPELRRHYDPRWHYENVPGLRRVIDALTDGTLSDNGSGWFHDLRGSLMEFGYEPADVYYVLGDFADYRETKDRMAADYADTRAWAAKAWVNITQSGRFSSDRTIRDYATEVWKIQPSPIA